Proteins encoded within one genomic window of Episyrphus balteatus chromosome 1, idEpiBalt1.1, whole genome shotgun sequence:
- the LOC129906319 gene encoding ankyrin repeat domain-containing protein 13D isoform X2, producing the protein MKSLENIKKEYPLHWLIWNNNFEELQIALKTEKNDKEKLDPRGRTPLMLAVKLSSLPCVKCLLAAKCNANFEHEGWTVVQEAVCCGDEDILTAIIEVRDLQRHVQRVTHVPKLLQHLLDAPDFYIEMKWEFTSWVPLMSRLCPSDTYKVYKRGANVRIDTTLLGFDNSTWQRGNRSYIFKGLKTATMIEIDHDTHEVLVEQLNSEVGDIAGIPPPIGAVRARLNAPVMTNNIDMDKISFERNKSGIWGWRSEKTENVNGYNCKVYGASNVEFITKTRMDHLNEDQIRSKTSRTPLHSFLGIAEDEYVSSPDLACYRDRVPSPHTETTVENGGDEETASTSSGSNTPKQAITPEEYFSEIDLNGRDIGRPKKISTKIQRFKANLWLSEEYPIRLQEQVLPILDLMSTMASPHVSKLKDFITMQLPSGFPVKIEIPLFHVLNACITFGNVFALTSPIENVQTINEDDRLTCIVDDRCFDIPVHYTNRDTDVRRQLTIDEDDLLQYAIEQSLVDNSEKETDKVDIWEALRGQSGSSTSSLMQDEEAQLQRVLQESIYQGRGNSSPVFEDDGRFNYMDPDLAMALRLSQQDQHQYELELQKEQEMIEQALKLSLAEK; encoded by the exons AACGACAAGGAAAAGCTTGACCCCAGAGGTCGAACACCACTAATGCTGGCCGTTAAGCTGTCGTCGTTGCCTTGTGTTAAATGTCTTCTAGCTGCAAAATGTAATGCGAATTTCGAACACGAAGGTTGGACAG TTGTACAGGAAGCTGTTTGTTGTGGAGACGAGGATATTCTTACTGCAATTATTGAAGTCCGTGATCTTCAACGACATGTGCAGAGGGTTACACATGTGCCTAAACTTTTACAACATCTGCTCGATGCTCCagatttttatattgaaatgaaATGGGAATTCACGTCATGGG tacCTTTAATGTCAAGGCTCTGTCCAAGTGATACGTATAAGGTATACAAAAGAGGTGCTAATGTCCGTATCGATACAACCCTTTTAGGTTTTGATAATTCAACCTGGCAGCGTGGGAATCGGTCATATATTTTCAAAGGCCTAA AAACAGCAACCATGATAGAAATTGACCATGATACCCATGAAGTTCTCGTAGAGCAGTTAAATAGTGAAGTAGGTGATATTGCTGGCATACCACCACCAATAGGAGCAGTTCGTGCACGCCTTAATGCTCCTGTAATGACCAATAACATTGACATGGACAAAATAAGTTTCGAAAGAAATAAATCTGGCATTTGGGGTTGGCGTAGCGAAAAAACAGAAAATGTAAATGGTTACAACTGCAAAGTATATGGTGCAAGTAATGTTGAGTTTATTACAAAAACCCGAATGGATCATCTAAATGAGGATCAAATTaga AGTAAAACTTCACGAACGCCTCTTCATAGCTTTCTTGGCATAGCAGAAGACGAATATGTTTCTAGTCCAGATTTAGCATGCTATCGAGATAGG GTACCATCGCCACATACAGAAACGACCGTGGAAAATGGCGGAGACGAAGAAACAGCAAGTACCAGTTCGGGTAGTAATACCCCAAAACAAGCAATAACACCTGAAGAGTACTTTTCTGAAATTGATTTGAACGGCAGAGACATTGGTAGACCAAAGAAAATAAGTACCAAG ATTCAAAGATTTAAAGCGAACCTGTGGCTAAGTGAAGAGTATCCGATTCGGTTGCAAGAACAAGTTTTACCTATTTTAGATTTAATGTCTACAATGGCTAGTCCACATGTGTCCAAATTGAAAGACTTTATAACTATGCAACTGCCATCTGGTTTTCCagtgaaaattgaaattccaTTGTTTCACGTACTGAATGCATGTATAACATTTGGAAATGTGTTTGCATTGACATCTCCAATAGAGAATGTTCAAACAATAAATGAAGATGATCGATTAACGTGTATTGTCGATGATCGTTGCTTCGATATTCCAGTTCATTATACAAATAGAG ATACGGATGTAAGACGTCAATTAACAATAGACGAAGATGATCTTTTACAATATGCTATTGAGCAAAGCTTAGTAGACAATTCAGAAAAAGAGACTGATAAAGTGGATATATGGGAAGCTCTTCGTGGTCAGAGTGGGTCATCAACTTCTTCGTTAATGCAAGATGAAGAAGCTCAGTTGCAAAG agttcTTCAAGAATCTATTTACCAAGGTCGTGGTAATAGTTCGCCCGTTTTCGAAGACGATGGTAGATTTAACTACATGGATCCCGACTTAGCAATGGCCCTACGTCTTAGTCAACAAGATCAGCATCAATATGAACTTGAATTACAAAAGGAACAGGAAATGATTGAACAGGCGCTGAAACTAAGTCTTgcagagaaataa
- the LOC129906319 gene encoding ankyrin repeat domain-containing protein 13D isoform X1, whose product MKSLENIKKEYPLHWLIWNNNFEELQIALKTEKNDKEKLDPRGRTPLMLAVKLSSLPCVKCLLAAKCNANFEHEGWTVVQEAVCCGDEDILTAIIEVRDLQRHVQRVTHVPKLLQHLLDAPDFYIEMKWEFTSWVPLMSRLCPSDTYKVYKRGANVRIDTTLLGFDNSTWQRGNRSYIFKGLKETATMIEIDHDTHEVLVEQLNSEVGDIAGIPPPIGAVRARLNAPVMTNNIDMDKISFERNKSGIWGWRSEKTENVNGYNCKVYGASNVEFITKTRMDHLNEDQIRSKTSRTPLHSFLGIAEDEYVSSPDLACYRDRVPSPHTETTVENGGDEETASTSSGSNTPKQAITPEEYFSEIDLNGRDIGRPKKISTKIQRFKANLWLSEEYPIRLQEQVLPILDLMSTMASPHVSKLKDFITMQLPSGFPVKIEIPLFHVLNACITFGNVFALTSPIENVQTINEDDRLTCIVDDRCFDIPVHYTNRDTDVRRQLTIDEDDLLQYAIEQSLVDNSEKETDKVDIWEALRGQSGSSTSSLMQDEEAQLQRVLQESIYQGRGNSSPVFEDDGRFNYMDPDLAMALRLSQQDQHQYELELQKEQEMIEQALKLSLAEK is encoded by the exons AACGACAAGGAAAAGCTTGACCCCAGAGGTCGAACACCACTAATGCTGGCCGTTAAGCTGTCGTCGTTGCCTTGTGTTAAATGTCTTCTAGCTGCAAAATGTAATGCGAATTTCGAACACGAAGGTTGGACAG TTGTACAGGAAGCTGTTTGTTGTGGAGACGAGGATATTCTTACTGCAATTATTGAAGTCCGTGATCTTCAACGACATGTGCAGAGGGTTACACATGTGCCTAAACTTTTACAACATCTGCTCGATGCTCCagatttttatattgaaatgaaATGGGAATTCACGTCATGGG tacCTTTAATGTCAAGGCTCTGTCCAAGTGATACGTATAAGGTATACAAAAGAGGTGCTAATGTCCGTATCGATACAACCCTTTTAGGTTTTGATAATTCAACCTGGCAGCGTGGGAATCGGTCATATATTTTCAAAGGCCTAA aagAAACAGCAACCATGATAGAAATTGACCATGATACCCATGAAGTTCTCGTAGAGCAGTTAAATAGTGAAGTAGGTGATATTGCTGGCATACCACCACCAATAGGAGCAGTTCGTGCACGCCTTAATGCTCCTGTAATGACCAATAACATTGACATGGACAAAATAAGTTTCGAAAGAAATAAATCTGGCATTTGGGGTTGGCGTAGCGAAAAAACAGAAAATGTAAATGGTTACAACTGCAAAGTATATGGTGCAAGTAATGTTGAGTTTATTACAAAAACCCGAATGGATCATCTAAATGAGGATCAAATTaga AGTAAAACTTCACGAACGCCTCTTCATAGCTTTCTTGGCATAGCAGAAGACGAATATGTTTCTAGTCCAGATTTAGCATGCTATCGAGATAGG GTACCATCGCCACATACAGAAACGACCGTGGAAAATGGCGGAGACGAAGAAACAGCAAGTACCAGTTCGGGTAGTAATACCCCAAAACAAGCAATAACACCTGAAGAGTACTTTTCTGAAATTGATTTGAACGGCAGAGACATTGGTAGACCAAAGAAAATAAGTACCAAG ATTCAAAGATTTAAAGCGAACCTGTGGCTAAGTGAAGAGTATCCGATTCGGTTGCAAGAACAAGTTTTACCTATTTTAGATTTAATGTCTACAATGGCTAGTCCACATGTGTCCAAATTGAAAGACTTTATAACTATGCAACTGCCATCTGGTTTTCCagtgaaaattgaaattccaTTGTTTCACGTACTGAATGCATGTATAACATTTGGAAATGTGTTTGCATTGACATCTCCAATAGAGAATGTTCAAACAATAAATGAAGATGATCGATTAACGTGTATTGTCGATGATCGTTGCTTCGATATTCCAGTTCATTATACAAATAGAG ATACGGATGTAAGACGTCAATTAACAATAGACGAAGATGATCTTTTACAATATGCTATTGAGCAAAGCTTAGTAGACAATTCAGAAAAAGAGACTGATAAAGTGGATATATGGGAAGCTCTTCGTGGTCAGAGTGGGTCATCAACTTCTTCGTTAATGCAAGATGAAGAAGCTCAGTTGCAAAG agttcTTCAAGAATCTATTTACCAAGGTCGTGGTAATAGTTCGCCCGTTTTCGAAGACGATGGTAGATTTAACTACATGGATCCCGACTTAGCAATGGCCCTACGTCTTAGTCAACAAGATCAGCATCAATATGAACTTGAATTACAAAAGGAACAGGAAATGATTGAACAGGCGCTGAAACTAAGTCTTgcagagaaataa